Proteins from a genomic interval of Hippocampus zosterae strain Florida chromosome 14, ASM2543408v3, whole genome shotgun sequence:
- the LOC127615191 gene encoding glycogenin-1-like, whose amino-acid sequence MSDEAFVTLATNDSYAKGAMVLGRSLRDHHTTRKLVALIGPHVAEPCREVLRSIFDEVHLVNITDSGDTAHLALMQRPDLGVTFTKLHCWTLTHYDKCVFMDADTMALSNIDELFEREELSAAPDPGWPDCFNSGVFVFRPSIETHEKLVAFCAENGSFDGGDQGVLNSFFNTWATADIAKHLPFVYNLSSIAIYSYLPAFKHFGHDAKVVHFLGKTKPWCYTYDAHSGEVTGRSDGPESGRLHPDYLQSWWRLYATSVMPLLQRAYGDAPFTSGVKEEASDDTLRQDEYISSTASPSSTTSAAAADLTSPRPISSEERKERWEAGQMDYLGDDSFANIERKLDSFLK is encoded by the exons ATGTCTG ACGAAGCCTTTGTGACGCTGGCCACCAACGACAGCTATGCCAAAGGGGCTATGGTCCTGGGTCGCTCGTTACGAGACCACCACACCACCAGGAAGCTTGTTGCCCTCATCGGACCTCACGTAGCAGAACCGTGCAG GGAGGTGCTGCGCTCCATCTTTGATGAGGTGCACCTGGTCAACATCACAGACTCGGGTGACACAGCCCACCTAGCCCTGATGCAGCGGCCCGACTTGGGCGTGACCTTCACCAAACTGCACTGTTGGACGCTGACGCACTACGACAAGTGTGTTTTCATGGACGCCGACACCATG GCACTCTCCAACATCGACGAGCTCTTTGAACGGGAGGAACTCTCGGCCGCGCCAGACCCCGGTTGGCCAGACTGCTTCAACTCGGGGGTCTTTGTTTTCCGGCCATCTATCGAGACGCACGAGAAGCTGGTGGCGTTCTGCGCTGAAAATGGAAGTTTTGACG GTGGCGATCAGGGCGTCCTCAACAGTTTCTTCAACACGTGGGCAACAGCTGACATAGCCAAGCACCTCCCTTTTGTCTACAACCTCAGCAGCATTGCCATCTACTCTTATCTGCCTGCTTTCAAAca TTTTGGCCACGACGCAAAGGTGGTCCACTTCCTGGGCAAGACCAAACCATGGTGCTACACTTACGACGCTCACAGCGGTGAGGTGACGGGCCGCTCGGATGGGCCCGAATCCGGTCGGCTTCACCCGGACTATCTGCAGTCCTGGTGGCGGCTGTACGCCACGTCGGTGATGCCGCTGCTGCAGCGGGCCTACGGCGATGCGCCATTCACCAGTGGTGTCAAGGAAGAGGCCAGTGAC GATACGCTCCGGCAGGACGAGTACATCAGTAGCACCGCGTCGCCTTCCTCTACCACATCTGCCGCGGCGGCTGATCTGACTTCCCCGCGGCCCATCTCCTCCGAGGAGCGGAAGGAGCGCTGGGAGGCGGGCCAGATGGACTACTTGGGCGACGACTCCTTTGCCAACATTGAACGCAAGCTGGACTCCTTCCTCAAGTAG